One region of bacterium genomic DNA includes:
- the mltG gene encoding endolytic transglycosylase MltG produces the protein MKGLTRKIVLAGMVGILLVVIVIAGGWVCLSNRPPGACGPVTVEVKKGMTASRIAFMLHEKELIRSAACFKLLSRVRGYSRTFKAGQWRLDGTLSAMETAWLLTLNPPVPPDIRVTVFEGLSIRETASLLAKEAKIDSAAFTGCATDSGIARQLGIDNGSLEGYLYPDTYFVRVGTTPKEMIERMVSRFNRVFSDSLRARADSLKMSVRDVVTLASIIECETGLDEERPLISAVYRRRLKSGVPLQACPTVQYVLGSKRRLLDEDLKIESPYNTYLHPGLPPGPIASPGMKSLHAALYPADSTYLYFVSDGKGGNIFSRTLSEHNRAVRLFKKQRKQSSMR, from the coding sequence ATGAAAGGTCTCACACGTAAAATCGTGCTTGCAGGCATGGTGGGCATCCTGCTCGTCGTGATTGTTATAGCCGGAGGGTGGGTGTGCCTGTCGAACCGTCCCCCGGGCGCGTGCGGGCCCGTTACGGTCGAGGTAAAAAAGGGAATGACCGCGAGCCGGATAGCGTTTATGCTCCATGAAAAAGAGCTTATCAGAAGCGCGGCATGTTTTAAACTGTTATCGAGAGTCAGGGGGTATTCGCGAACATTCAAAGCCGGACAATGGAGACTCGATGGCACTCTGAGCGCCATGGAAACCGCCTGGCTGCTTACTCTCAATCCGCCGGTTCCGCCCGACATCAGGGTTACCGTGTTCGAGGGACTGTCTATCCGCGAGACAGCGTCCCTTCTTGCAAAAGAGGCGAAAATCGATTCCGCCGCCTTTACGGGCTGTGCAACGGATTCCGGTATTGCCCGGCAGCTTGGTATTGACAACGGCAGCCTCGAAGGCTACCTTTATCCCGATACCTATTTCGTCCGGGTCGGTACGACACCGAAAGAGATGATCGAGCGCATGGTTTCACGATTCAACCGGGTTTTTTCAGATTCCCTCAGGGCGAGGGCGGATTCACTGAAAATGTCTGTTCGCGACGTTGTCACCCTTGCGTCGATCATCGAATGCGAGACAGGACTCGACGAAGAGCGTCCCCTGATATCGGCTGTATACCGGAGAAGGCTCAAGTCGGGAGTTCCTCTCCAGGCGTGTCCGACGGTTCAGTATGTTCTGGGGTCGAAACGACGGCTCCTCGACGAAGACCTGAAAATTGAGTCGCCCTATAATACCTATTTACACCCGGGACTGCCTCCCGGACCCATTGCCAGTCCCGGCATGAAGTCTCTTCATGCGGCGTTGTATCCGGCGGATTCAACGTACCTTTACTTTGTTTCGGACGGTAAAGGGGGAAATATTTTTTCGCGCACCCTTTCGGAACACAACCGGGCGGTGCGGCTTTTTAAAAAACAGAGAAAACAATCATCTATGCGTTGA
- a CDS encoding DUF1848 domain-containing protein: protein MRQVISASRRTDIPAWYLDRLIGFIECGYVETPNPYSGKAVRVDLRPGSVHTLVLWSKNFGPFLKKTGFFKDYNLYFLFTVNDMPGLESAAPPLAERFRQVRELAALYGPDRIGWRYDPVIFDENGPVSAIESYTRIGSVMVEAGVRRSIFSFLDMYGKVVDRNRRFDLKLVDPPEEVKAQYARELVRAAESLGLTLESCSETVTMADGIKSSACIDGRLLSRLAGEPASLSKDQGQRPACNCTVSRDIGSYREMPCPGGCLYCYANPVVPVPEREEA, encoded by the coding sequence ATGAGACAGGTTATATCCGCTTCACGGCGGACAGATATACCGGCCTGGTATCTTGACCGTCTGATCGGTTTTATTGAGTGTGGTTACGTCGAAACACCCAACCCGTACTCGGGGAAGGCTGTCAGAGTCGATCTGAGACCCGGCAGTGTCCACACCCTCGTTCTCTGGTCGAAGAACTTCGGGCCGTTTCTGAAGAAAACCGGATTTTTTAAAGATTATAATCTCTATTTCCTGTTCACTGTCAACGACATGCCCGGTCTGGAGTCCGCGGCGCCGCCGCTCGCGGAACGGTTCCGGCAGGTACGCGAACTTGCCGCGCTTTATGGGCCCGACCGTATCGGCTGGCGGTACGACCCGGTGATTTTCGACGAAAACGGCCCGGTATCGGCCATCGAATCATATACGAGGATCGGCTCGGTCATGGTGGAAGCGGGAGTACGGCGCTCGATTTTTTCGTTCCTCGACATGTACGGTAAAGTCGTGGACAGGAACAGGCGGTTCGATCTGAAGCTCGTCGATCCCCCGGAGGAAGTCAAGGCACAGTATGCCCGTGAGCTTGTCCGCGCCGCGGAAAGTCTCGGACTTACGCTCGAAAGCTGTTCGGAAACCGTGACAATGGCCGATGGAATAAAGTCTTCCGCCTGCATAGACGGCCGCCTGCTTTCGCGTCTTGCCGGGGAGCCGGCCTCGCTGTCGAAGGATCAGGGACAGCGTCCCGCCTGCAACTGTACGGTCAGCCGCGACATAGGCTCCTACCGTGAGATGCCCTGTCCCGGCGGCTGCCTGTACTGTTACGCCAACCCGGTTGTCCCCGTACCCGAAAGGGAAGAAGCATGA
- a CDS encoding LysM peptidoglycan-binding domain-containing protein: MKRVIFTAALLLFVTVSVTAAQQSTAPDTLDIGNVPEQYIVQKGDTLWDISERFLGNPLNWPDVWKKNPFIKDPHWIYPGQTLMLKAMIEKALEITPAPKVESVEEKYEPKPVEKPEPLFLATAPRIPDSLEVSLTSPGKSASSETGILQKLRSPRPVYTEKNFLRTGFITQRSELPKGEIIAIEEGKSSATKFDVVAIDVGSDDGVKNGDIFAAIKVGDAVKHPETGRNLGVVVRVKGVLKVISTGPKQARCQITENFDPILKGDLYMPYRISSGPKFDAWVKPNVSITGMILAIHESMLSVHINDILYIDKGSVDGVRPGDRFVIYPRSNTGGGAGHATVLGELEAINVMTNDTAVIVVSLKGEQIEIGDKVDLSARCRLLY; encoded by the coding sequence ATGAAACGAGTGATTTTCACGGCTGCACTGCTCCTCTTCGTTACGGTGTCAGTAACGGCTGCCCAGCAGTCGACCGCACCTGACACGCTTGATATCGGTAACGTTCCGGAACAATATATTGTGCAGAAGGGTGATACCCTGTGGGATATTTCGGAACGGTTTCTCGGCAATCCGCTCAACTGGCCCGATGTCTGGAAAAAGAATCCTTTTATCAAGGACCCTCACTGGATTTACCCGGGTCAGACTCTTATGCTGAAGGCTATGATCGAGAAAGCCCTTGAAATAACGCCTGCCCCGAAGGTCGAATCGGTCGAGGAGAAATATGAACCCAAACCGGTCGAAAAACCGGAGCCTCTTTTTCTTGCAACCGCTCCGAGAATCCCTGATTCGCTCGAAGTCAGCCTGACCAGTCCCGGCAAATCCGCCTCCAGTGAAACCGGTATCCTGCAGAAACTCCGGAGCCCCCGTCCGGTATATACCGAAAAGAATTTTCTGCGGACAGGTTTTATCACACAGCGGTCAGAGCTTCCGAAAGGGGAAATCATCGCTATCGAGGAGGGTAAGTCGAGCGCCACAAAGTTCGATGTGGTTGCAATCGATGTGGGCAGCGATGACGGTGTCAAAAACGGCGATATCTTTGCGGCGATCAAGGTGGGAGATGCGGTCAAGCACCCGGAAACGGGCAGAAACCTCGGTGTTGTCGTCCGTGTCAAGGGAGTTCTGAAAGTGATTTCAACCGGTCCGAAACAGGCGCGATGCCAGATCACCGAGAATTTCGACCCCATCCTGAAGGGCGATCTCTACATGCCTTACCGTATCAGCAGCGGCCCGAAATTTGATGCATGGGTCAAGCCGAACGTGTCAATCACCGGAATGATCCTCGCCATCCACGAATCCATGCTGAGCGTTCATATCAACGATATTCTGTATATAGACAAGGGATCGGTTGACGGTGTCAGACCGGGAGACCGTTTTGTAATTTACCCCCGGAGTAACACGGGAGGAGGCGCCGGACATGCAACCGTTCTCGGTGAGCTCGAAGCGATCAACGTAATGACCAACGATACGGCGGTTATTGTTGTTTCACTCAAGGGAGAGCAAATCGAAATCGGCGACAAGGTGGATTTGAGCGCCCGCTGCAGGCTATTATACTGA
- the ruvX gene encoding Holliday junction resolvase RuvX: MRILAVDYGERRTGLAVTDELGITAQGLDTLVCDDEKRLHLDVARVAAEVKAERIVVGLPLNMNGSESEKSAKVRVFAGLLASESALPVIFWDERMTTMQAHRVMKELGMKNRGRKNDIDRISATLILQEYLKTLS, translated from the coding sequence ATGAGGATTCTGGCGGTCGATTACGGCGAGCGGCGGACGGGGCTCGCGGTTACCGATGAACTGGGAATAACGGCCCAGGGACTCGACACGCTCGTATGTGATGATGAGAAGCGTTTACACCTCGATGTGGCGCGGGTCGCCGCCGAGGTCAAGGCGGAAAGAATCGTTGTGGGGCTTCCGCTCAACATGAACGGCTCCGAAAGCGAGAAGAGCGCCAAAGTGCGGGTATTCGCCGGCTTGCTCGCGAGCGAAAGCGCTCTCCCTGTCATTTTCTGGGATGAGCGCATGACCACCATGCAGGCGCATCGTGTCATGAAGGAGCTCGGTATGAAAAACCGCGGCAGGAAAAACGACATAGACCGGATATCCGCAACATTGATACTTCAGGAGTATTTGAAAACCCTCTCATGA
- a CDS encoding Xaa-Pro peptidase family protein has product MKKKGLHQIREKMGKSGLDSLIITDTSNIRYLTGYRGDYGYILLSPSRALFFTNSLYIEDARGSVDGSFEIIEVKEDIFKTFGDFDRTVWGKRTGYEAGKITCSVFRKLGNSLPGIQFEEIKDIVEELRETKLPHEIEAIKHAQSIAEDVLEQVLTLVKDGVEERDLAIEIDYQFRKHGGERPSFETIVASGPNTSKPHAVPTARKLELGDLVLFDMGTVREGYASDMTRTVVLGKADREQKKVYSAVRDALKAALDKIHSGMLCSEADRVARTVLEKAGYGERFVHSLGHGVGLDVHENPFLSRRSEHYLQTNAVVTVEPGIYIPGWGGVRIEDMVVVSDDGCKNLTGFTKNLLQL; this is encoded by the coding sequence ATGAAAAAAAAGGGTTTGCACCAGATACGGGAAAAGATGGGCAAATCAGGTCTCGATTCGCTCATCATTACCGATACATCCAATATTCGTTATCTCACCGGTTACCGGGGTGATTACGGATATATTCTCCTGAGCCCTTCACGGGCTTTATTTTTTACTAATTCACTGTATATAGAAGATGCCCGCGGGTCTGTGGACGGCAGCTTTGAAATAATCGAAGTGAAAGAGGATATCTTCAAAACCTTCGGTGACTTCGACCGGACCGTTTGGGGTAAAAGAACAGGGTATGAGGCCGGAAAAATAACCTGTTCGGTCTTCAGGAAGCTCGGAAACAGTCTTCCCGGCATACAATTCGAGGAGATAAAAGATATTGTCGAGGAACTCCGCGAAACAAAGCTCCCCCATGAAATCGAGGCCATAAAGCATGCCCAGTCGATTGCGGAAGATGTCCTGGAGCAGGTTTTAACGCTTGTTAAAGATGGCGTGGAGGAACGCGATCTCGCCATTGAGATCGATTATCAGTTCCGGAAGCACGGCGGGGAACGGCCGTCTTTTGAAACCATTGTAGCCTCCGGCCCCAATACTTCAAAACCTCATGCTGTCCCGACAGCGCGGAAGCTCGAGCTCGGCGACCTGGTACTTTTTGACATGGGAACTGTCCGGGAGGGTTATGCGTCTGATATGACGAGAACCGTCGTGCTCGGGAAAGCGGACAGGGAACAGAAGAAGGTATATTCCGCGGTACGCGATGCGCTGAAAGCCGCGCTGGATAAAATTCATTCCGGTATGCTCTGTTCGGAAGCCGACAGGGTTGCCCGGACGGTTCTGGAGAAAGCCGGATACGGCGAACGATTCGTCCATTCTCTCGGGCACGGTGTCGGACTCGATGTACATGAAAATCCGTTTCTTTCCCGGCGGTCGGAGCATTATCTTCAAACGAATGCCGTCGTTACCGTCGAACCCGGAATCTATATACCCGGATGGGGCGGCGTACGGATCGAGGATATGGTTGTTGTTTCGGATGACGGGTGTAAGAACCTGACCGGGTTTACGAAAAATCTCCTTCAACTCTGA
- a CDS encoding NUDIX hydrolase — protein MKPKIPDYRFCPMCGADIHTKYHEGRDRHVCPRCGHVIYINPIPATTLVLLDTGRVLLTLRAQEPYKGMWCLPGGFVEWGETPEEGAKRELLEETGLHGEQLSMVGVYNSMANLHAILIGFIVTRWSGEITPGDDAAEVRWFDLDSRPQLAFRAHETLLADALESGEAR, from the coding sequence ATGAAACCGAAAATTCCCGATTATCGCTTCTGCCCCATGTGCGGAGCCGATATACACACAAAGTATCACGAAGGCCGTGACCGTCATGTCTGCCCACGGTGCGGGCATGTCATTTACATAAACCCGATACCGGCGACAACGCTCGTGTTGCTCGACACCGGCAGGGTATTGCTGACACTCAGGGCGCAGGAACCATACAAAGGCATGTGGTGCCTTCCGGGAGGGTTCGTCGAATGGGGTGAGACCCCCGAAGAAGGGGCAAAACGTGAGCTTCTCGAAGAAACCGGCCTCCACGGGGAACAACTGAGCATGGTTGGAGTATACAACAGCATGGCGAATCTCCATGCAATTCTTATAGGATTTATCGTAACGCGCTGGAGCGGGGAGATAACTCCCGGCGACGATGCCGCCGAAGTCAGGTGGTTTGATTTGGATTCACGGCCGCAGCTGGCTTTCAGAGCCCATGAAACCCTTCTTGCGGATGCTCTTGAAAGCGGGGAGGCCCGATGA